From the Sanguibacter sp. HDW7 genome, the window TGCGAGGAGCTCGGGCTCGCGGGCCTCATGAAGCCGTTCTCGACCGAGGTCTGGTACGGCGAGCGTGTCGCGGTGCTCGGGTCGAACGGCTCGGGCAAGTCGCACTTCATGCGCCTCCTCGCAGGCGGCGGCACCGAGCCCGGACCGGACCAGGCTCCCGTCGAGCCGGGACGCGTCGCCCGTGTCGAGCACACGGGACGAGCGATGCTCGGCTCGCGCGTGCGACCCGGCTGGTTCGCGCAGAACGACCCGCACCCCGAGCTCGTCGGCACGACGCTCCTCGACATCCTCCACCGCGGCGAGGGCCACCGCGCAGGCATGGGACGCGAGCAGGCGTCGAAGGCGCTCGACCGCTACGAGCTCGTCGAGCAGGCCGAGCAGCGCTACGAGACGCTCTCGGGCGGGCAGCAGGCCCGTCTGCAGATCCTTCTGCTCGAGCTCGGCGGGGCGACGCTCCTGCTGCTCGACGAGCCGACGGACAACCTCGACCTCCACTCGGCCGAGGCCCTCGAGCGGGGGCTCGCGGCGTTCGACGGCACCGTGCTCGCGGTGACGCACGACCGCTGGTTCGCGCGCGGTTTCGACCGCTTCCTCGTCTTCGGGGCCGACGGCGTCGTCATCGAGTCCGACGAGCCTGTGTGGGACGCCGGACGCGTCGAGCGCGCCCGCTGAGGCCCGCACGCACGGCCTAGGCTGGGGGAGTGGCCACCTACCGCACCGTCCTCTTCTACGCGTTCGCACCCGTCGCCGACCCTGCCGCCGTCCGCCTCTGGCAGCGCGAGCTTGCCGGTCGGTGGAACCTCACGGGCCGCGTCGTCGTCGCGCCGCACGGCATCAACGCGACGCTCGGCGGGCGTGTCGAGGACCTCAAGCAGTACGTCAAGGGCACACGGCAGTACCCCGGGTTCGAGCGTCTGGACGCGAAGTGGGCGGCCGGCACGGGGGAGGACTTCCCGCGGCTCAGCGTCAGGGTGCGCCCCGAGCTCGTCGCGTTCGGGGCACCTGAGGCTGTGCGTCTGAGCCCGGACGGGATCGAGGGTGGTGGCGCCCGTCTCGACGCCGACGGTCTCGACGCGCTCGTCGCGGAGCGGGGCGAGGACGTCGTCATGCTCGACGGCCGCAACACGTACGAGGCGAGCATCGGGCGCTTCCGCGGGGCCTTCGTGCCCGACGTCACGACGAGCCGCGACTTCCTCGGCGAGATCGACGCGGGGCGCTGGGACCACCTCAAGGACCGGCCGGTCGTCACGTACTGCACGGGCGGCGTCCGCTGCGAGGTGCTGTCGGTGCTCCTCAAGGACCGTGGGTTCAGCGACGTCTACCAGATGGACGGCGGCATCGTGCGGTACGTCGAGGCGCGCGGGACGGAGGGGCTCTGGGACGGTTCGCTCTACGTGTTCGACGGGCGCGGGCACGTCGAGGCTGCGGGTGCGCGCTCGCTCGGGGAGTGCGAGCGGTGCGGGGCGTCGACCGCCCGCTTCGAGAACTGCGCGGACGCAGGCTGCCGCACGCAGCGGCTCGTGTGCGAGGCGTGCGCGCCCGCGACGGCGCACGATCGGTGCCCGGCGTGCGTGTCCGAGCGGCCTGCGGCGTGGTCGCCGCGG encodes:
- a CDS encoding rhodanese-related sulfurtransferase; protein product: MATYRTVLFYAFAPVADPAAVRLWQRELAGRWNLTGRVVVAPHGINATLGGRVEDLKQYVKGTRQYPGFERLDAKWAAGTGEDFPRLSVRVRPELVAFGAPEAVRLSPDGIEGGGARLDADGLDALVAERGEDVVMLDGRNTYEASIGRFRGAFVPDVTTSRDFLGEIDAGRWDHLKDRPVVTYCTGGVRCEVLSVLLKDRGFSDVYQMDGGIVRYVEARGTEGLWDGSLYVFDGRGHVEAAGARSLGECERCGASTARFENCADAGCRTQRLVCEACAPATAHDRCPACVSERPAAWSPRPATVVL